cTCCAAGAAAGGAGAGGCCCTGAGCTGGGCTATTTTGGTATCTGGGGTGGGCACCCGCAGGGCTAAGGTTACCCTGGTATGCTAAGGGCTCCCTGGGGCAAGAGTATAAAACCCCAAAGGAAGCGCCCTACAccgactctgcctctctgctcctctccagcCAGAGCCACTGCCTTGCCCCCAGAAGACCGAAGACATGGTAAGTGTGaatgcccccgcccctgccctatCCCTTAGTCCTCAGGGCAGCCTCACCCTTTGGAAGAAAAGAACTGGTTCCTAATTCaacaaaaggttaaaaaaaaaaaaaaaaagactattcccTCTCTGGCTGTCCCTAAAGGGGAAAAGAACAGATGGACAGTCACCTGTCACAGGACCCAGCCACTCTCACAAGGGTCCACCCCATCCCTTACCGTCCGCCCTCCACCTTCTGGGAGTAGCCAGCCCAGGGGCCCCTCTACCTCCCGTTTTACACTGGAGAAAGTGGAGGCTCAGACAGGGGGAAACGAGTCGGATCAGGCTCAAACGGCAAGTCGGGCTCAGGGGCCCGAGAAGGGAAGGAAGCTTCCGCCGATCCATCAGCGGCTTGGGCAGGACGGAGGGATGCGACTTAGGGCATCCAGATGGGGATCCCTGACACTCAACCTACCAGCCCCTTCagcaaaaaaaaagtcccaaggAGGAGGCGCCCCGGGCCAGAGAGGCGCTGCAGCAGAAGGGACTCAGACCCCTGAATCTAATCGCTCGCCCCCAGAGAAGTGTGAGGCCCCGCTCACGGACCCCTTTGCCCAACCCTCACCTCCCAGGCCCCCAAGAAGGCCAAGAGaagggcagcagcagagggcggCAGCTCCAACGTCTTCTCCATGTTCGACCAGACTCAGATCCAGGAGTTCAAggaggtgagtggggggggggggtcggatTGAAGGCTGCCTAGACACggcctctgctgcccctccccccccacagccccctccctggaATGTGCACctgttgggggcgggggaggggaagggtttagaattccctcctccccaccctgctgtGGGGTGTTGGAGGACAGCTGGCAGGGGGCCAGGATCTGATCTGCCCAGAGTAGGGGATGCTGGAGCCCGGCCTTGCGGGACCCCCACTCCCTCACGCCTTTGTTCTCCGCAGGCCTTCACCGTCATCGATCAGAACCGTGATGGCATCATCGACAAGGAAGACCTCCGGGACACCTTCGCAGCCATGGGTGAgctgcccgcccccacccgcaGAGGGCCCAGGCCTTCCGTGTGGCCCTGGGGTTGGTTCCCACCCTGTGCGGTCCATTTGGGGCCTCAGTCTACCCAGCTGCAAAAATGGGCGGGATGATTCAAAGTGATGGGAAGCAAGCAGAGCCCTGGCCGCCCCAGGACCCTGCTCCAGCTCGTGcccccttcccacccctgccccaggccgcCTCAACGTGAAAAATGAGGAGCTGGACGCCATGATGAAGGAAGCCAGCGGCCCCATCAACTTCACGGTCTTCCTGACCATGTTCGGGGAGAAGCTCAAGGGTAAGCCAAGCGCCCCCGCTGCGTCTCCCtgggtgtggtgggggtgggggtgggggacgccCGGGGCTCACGGGCCCTCTGACCCCCGCCCAGGTGCGGACCCTGAGGATGTCATCACTGGCGCCTTCAAAGTGCTGGACCCCGAGGGAAAGGGCACAATCAAGAAGCAGTTGTAAGTGACCGCTTCCGCTGTCCCCACGCGGCCGCCTTCGCGTCCCACTTAGGGCGGGGCACTGCTAGAagcagggaggggccgtgggcACGGGCGACACGGCCACCTATTCACAGCCACTATGGGACAAGGGCCAAAGTGGGGAGGCCGGCGTGTTTGGGAGGCATCCAGCGTGAGCCCGGCCTTCctcaccccccctccccctgcagcctgGAGGAGCTGCTGACCACGCAGTGTGACCGCTTCAGCCAGGAGGAGGTGAGCAGGGCGGGGCCCGCAGAGGCGGAGGGGCGGGCGCGGAGGGGTCGTGTCGGGACTGCTGCGAGCTGCTGCCCGCGTCTCTCCCGCAGATCAAGAACATGTGGGCGGCCTTCCCCCCAGACGTGGGCGGCAACGTGGACTACAAGAACATCTGCTACGTCATCACGCACGGGGACGCCAAGGACCAGGAGTAGGCGAGCGTCTGGCGCCTCCGCTGACCCGCGCTCCCGGCTAGCCCGAGCCCCCGCCCCGACTCCCAATAAAATTCGGCTGGTCTTTGTTTCCTATGGGTGGCGTCCCCCGCCGGGCTCGTTCCGCTCGCAAGGAAgctcggggcggggctggggtgggggcgcgcAGTCTTTATTCAGCTCGGCCCGGAGGggcggcgccgggggcggggcgggccgggggcggggccgccgacTCCGGGCCGGGGGAGAGGCAGGCGTTCGGCCCGGGAGCCCGCAACAAAGCGGACGCCTGGGCGGGTCTGCCGGCGGGGGGCTCCGGGCTTAGGCGCTGGGCAGTGTAGGACCCGGGATTGGACGAGAGGCAGACCGAAGGCGGAGCCGAGGTAAgtcagggccggggcgggggtccTCAGAGAGCGTCCGACTGATCGCCCtgagcctggctctgctgcatCTGGGCCTGCATCTTCTCCAACATCTCCTGCATGCGGCGCAGCTGTGCGGGCGAGAGTGCGGGCGGTGGGGCCGCGCGAGGCCGGAGGCGCCCCTCCAGGAGGGGCCTCGGGTgcagggggggtgggggtgggaggcgagGCGCCGGCTCACCTCCTCGTCCTTCTCGCGGATCAACTTCTCCGTCTCGGCCAGGGGCAGCATGGGCAGAGGGATTTCCGTGGCGCTCTGGCGGGAAAGCTTACTGGGGGGCAGCGGGAGAGGGGCATGGGAGTCAGGGGTGTGGAGGCCGAGAGGCGGGGATCTAGCCGCCTGAGCCGGACCGAGGCGCAGTGGGTGGAGACAGTCGAAGAGCAGGCCTGGGCGACACAGGCGGGGCGGGGCTTGGCCGAGGGCCGCTCGGGAGCTGCAGCGCTCACCTGCGGCTGGCTCGAGCCCCGGGCCGGGCCAGGCTCTGTAGACAGCGGGCCCGGTAGCCCTCGTAAAGCAGATCGTGCGTCACCTCCTTCAGGTCCTGCAGGTGCGTCTGCACCAGCATGCGTCTCAGGTTCAGGAAATCGCAGTGGTGTGGGTTCTCCACTGGGGGGCGGGCCATCGAGCGACAAGGGAACTCGGGGTCCGCCCGGCCTGCAGCCCTAGGACCTCCCGGGGAGCGCAGCCCACCCCGGAAGCCCGTGTTGGGCCCCGCGGATTCGCAAGTGGCTCAGGGGTCACTCACCTTCCACGGTACCCCAGGAGTAGCGGCGTCCCCTCACTGGTCGGGTCCCCCCATCCCTCACCACCTCGCAGGAACCCACGACCGCGAAAGGGATGCTGTTCTGGAGGGCGGGGGTCAAGGGGTCACGCTGGCCcctgcggggtggggggatgaACCCCTTTCCCGGCGGCCGCTGCCCCCCGGGCCCCCGGCACCTTCATTTCTGCATCCTGCCTCTTGAAGTCTTCGTCCTCATCGGAGTCGCACTCCGGGAACTGGTAGATGCTGATCTCCTCCTGCTTCAGCTGGTCCCGGATCTCcggggcagagacagggaggaacACGGGGCGTGAGTGAAAGACGGTGCACGGCCGGAGACCCAGAGTTACACCCGGTGGTCGGAGACCAGAGAGGGGCACGCGAGACAGACATGGTGAAACCTGGCCGTAGGGAATGCCCAGCGCCAGAATCTCAGACGCATAGAGGtttgagaaacaaacaaaatcctaAGATGAGGCGGTCACTTGTGTAAACAGCGGGGGAGGGCTCTGAAGACagtggggagtggggggcagAGCTCATGGGGCCGGGAGAGGTCAGAGGTCATCGTGGCTATGCCCCAGCCTCCAGACAGGCCTGCGTGTTCACCGGGTTCTCAACCTCCAGAGACGAGGCTTCCTCTGGCAGCTTCCTGCCACCCTCCTCAGTCACCCCCACAGCCCGCCTGGCCGGTCATGCTCCCAAACGGCCATCCAAGTTCAAAGCCAAGCCAAGGCTCAAGTTCAAGCTTGATCAGGCCTTTTGGCTTCGCGTGGGTCTCCAGCGGCCATACCTTCTGCTTGAGGGCCTGGGTCTCCTCAGGCATCAGGGCGTCCGCCTTGCCGATGACAGGGATGATGTTGACTTTCTCGTGCACCGCCCGCAGGAAGGCCACGTCCAGGGGCCGGAGCCTGCAGCCAGGCATCGGTCAGAcacccgcgccccgcccccaaaGCCCTCTCCAGACGCCCCAGCTCCCAGGGGGTTCCCCCAGACCCCCGGCCGAAGGGCGAGATGAAGTAGAGGCAGCAGTGGACCCGGGAATCCTGGATGTTCTTCCGGTTCAGGCCACTCTCGTCCCGGAGATACTGTTCAAACTGCTCCTCGATGTAGCGCACCACGGGCAGCCAGCTGCGGGCGTGGGAGatggtcagaggtcagaggtcagaggccgcaggcagggagggggcggggctagCGAGGGCTGTAGGAGGAAGAAGTGGTTTTAGCCTCCATTAAGAGGCAttgagaaggggctggcactgggcgcGGCAGGGTGCCTGGGGCGAGCTGCAGGCAGCGGGTaaggaatggctcaagtactggggtctctCCATCCCTCATCCTCTGGCCCACAACGCATGTCCaattactatgtgtcaattaaaaataaatacatttttaagacttctgctcattttatttgaaagacagagtcagagagagatctctcttgcagtggttccctcctcaaatgccttcatttgaggacagggccaggctgaagctccatctggatcttacaagtgggtgccagggacccaagcacttgagccctcacccgctgcctccccgggtgcacattagcaagacacAGTGAGAAGCAGATTCAGGACCCAAACCTAGGGGGATcctgggcatcccaagtggctttttttttttttttttttttgacaggcagagtggacagtgagagagagaggcagagagaaaggtcttccttttgccgttggttcaccctccaatggccggcggcGCGCTGCTGCgggcgcaccgcattgatccaaaggcaggagccaggtgcttctcctggtctcccatgcaggtgcaaggcccaagcacttgggccatcctccactgccttcccgggccatagcagagagctggcctggaagaggggcaaccaggacagaatccggtgccccgactgggactagaacccggtgtgctggcgccgcaaggtggaggattagcctattgagccacggcgctggccaccaagtggcatctttaatcactgcaccaaatgattgcatatatatatatatatatattttttttttttttaagcacaggGCACTTTGGGCCAGATAGTCCCCAGAAACAGGTGTCACCTTTTGGGTCAGGGAGCCAGGACAGATCGGCTCTGTAACTGCTCCCTGGGTGTCCACAGTGGAGGCTTaggctgcccaccccacccccggcccccctcccctcccctccccctcaccagTCAGAGCAGTCCACTGCATCCCCAAAGCCAGGCGTGTCCACCAGGGTCAGTTTCACTTTAACACCACCCTCCTCGATCTCCACGCCCCGGCGCTCGATGGTCAGCGTTTGGGTCAAGCGAGCTGTGAGGAccagggtgggggggtggggggcggaggtCTGGGGGCTGCTTAGGGGTCTGAGCAGTGCTCATATCCTTTCCCagcatcacccctgcctccacccATTTtcccagagaggaggaagaaaaaaaaaaaaaaagggcaggggTTGCCCAAGTTCCTGGATGGAAAGGCAATGCTGGCCACGTGGGGCCTCTCACCGCTGACTTCTGGCACCTGCCGCTCCTCGTAGAGGTTGGTGAGGAACAGGCTGTTGATGAGGGTGGATTTCCCCAGGCCTGATTCCCCTGTGGACAGCACAGGCCCGCTTGGTTGTTGAAGGGACAGCCGGGAGGGTGTCTCTTAAgggcagcccccctcccccacacttccTCTCCAAACCTGCCACCATGAGTGTGAAGTCAAACCCCTTCTTGACCGACTTGCGATGCAGCTGGTTGGGGAGGGCGGCGAAACCTACATACTCCTTGTCCTGTTGTGGGGGGGTACTGTTGAAGGCTCTGGGAGTGGCAGGCAACACCCCCAGCATCCCTTAAgctcagaggctggggagaaaCACCCCACTGTAGATCAACCTGGTGCTAGCAACCCTGGGGGTaggggcccaggggctgaggCGCCTGGGTTCCTGGGCACAAGGACTCACCATGGCTCCCTGAGCTGTCGCTGCACCTGCTGTCGCACCCCACTTCCTCTGGTGGGACAGGAAGTTGAGTGCAGCCGGcgagggggagggcagggtagGCAGCTCAGATGCTCAGAACCCGCCCAGGTCAGAGAGCTGGGGGAAGCCAAGAGGAAGGGAAGCTGGGGTCCCCCCACCTGCATCCTGTTTCCCATCACCCCTCAGGCAGCTCGGCCCCTCCATTCTCCTCACAGCTTTAGTTCAAGCCCAGCAGTAGCCCCCCTACCGCGGTGAGAGGCCGGGTGcgggcagagaggaaggaagccaGCCGCTGTCCGGAGCAGGTGAGAGGAAAGCTTTGACAGGATGGGTTAGAGACGTTCCAGGGTGGGCGTGGCGGACGTGCTGGCGCAGCTGGGTAAGCCGCACCTCGCCTATCAGAGTCCTTGGTCTTCTCTCAGTCCAGCTGCCCACCGACGtgtacctgagaggcagcagtaatggctcagaCAGCTCCCTTCCACCACGTGTGAGATCTGGGTTgcgctctgggctgctggctttaggCCGGCCTGGCTataaatgttgcaggcatttggggagtaaaccagaggatggatgaaagattctctctctctttatttgaaaggcagacttacagagagagagggggagggagagagatcttccatctgttggttcactcccccaatggccgca
This sequence is a window from Lepus europaeus isolate LE1 chromosome 21, mLepTim1.pri, whole genome shotgun sequence. Protein-coding genes within it:
- the MYL11 gene encoding myosin regulatory light chain 11 isoform X1: MDVSAAGGSAPGEPCFFEASAEASRPEPLPCPQKTEDMAPKKAKRRAAAEGGSSNVFSMFDQTQIQEFKEAFTVIDQNRDGIIDKEDLRDTFAAMGRLNVKNEELDAMMKEASGPINFTVFLTMFGEKLKGADPEDVITGAFKVLDPEGKGTIKKQFLEELLTTQCDRFSQEEIKNMWAAFPPDVGGNVDYKNICYVITHGDAKDQE
- the MYL11 gene encoding myosin regulatory light chain 11 isoform X2, producing the protein MAPKKAKRRAAAEGGSSNVFSMFDQTQIQEFKEAFTVIDQNRDGIIDKEDLRDTFAAMGRLNVKNEELDAMMKEASGPINFTVFLTMFGEKLKGADPEDVITGAFKVLDPEGKGTIKKQFLEELLTTQCDRFSQEEIKNMWAAFPPDVGGNVDYKNICYVITHGDAKDQE
- the SEPTIN1 gene encoding septin-1, which encodes MDKEYVGFAALPNQLHRKSVKKGFDFTLMVAGESGLGKSTLINSLFLTNLYEERQVPEVSARLTQTLTIERRGVEIEEGGVKVKLTLVDTPGFGDAVDCSDCWLPVVRYIEEQFEQYLRDESGLNRKNIQDSRVHCCLYFISPFGRGLRPLDVAFLRAVHEKVNIIPVIGKADALMPEETQALKQKIRDQLKQEEISIYQFPECDSDEDEDFKRQDAEMKNSIPFAVVGSCEVVRDGGTRPVRGRRYSWGTVEVENPHHCDFLNLRRMLVQTHLQDLKEVTHDLLYEGYRARCLQSLARPGARASRSKLSRQSATEIPLPMLPLAETEKLIREKDEELRRMQEMLEKMQAQMQQSQAQGDQSDAL